AATTCTTCCTAAGATGATCGATGCCTATTATTTTTTCACAAGTACAATATCTTTACGGATTTTTTCACGAAATAAGTAGGCTTCAATCAGATCTTTGATAGATTTTTTTTTTTCTTCGGGGAGTTGTTGGACGCTTCGGAACATTTCAAGAAGTTCTTGGTCCTCTAAATTCACACGGGCTGCATTGTCCGAGTTTCCACTGAGTAAATAGTCGGTAGTTACACCGAGAGCTTCGGCAAGAGCTTTGAGCTTGTCAGCGGATGGTCTAGAATCACCTCTTTCGTAACGACCGATGTGATTGTAATTCAGGTCGGTCAATTGACCAAGTTCTTCCTGGGACATTTTTTTCATGACCCGTAATTGGCGAAGTCTCTCTGGGAACTCCTCTTTGTACTTGGCGTCGTTTTTCTTCTGTTTCTGTGCCATTTTCCTTCATATATCGCACAAAATTACTTTCTG
The nucleotide sequence above comes from Leptospira weilii. Encoded proteins:
- a CDS encoding helix-turn-helix domain-containing protein, which encodes MAQKQKKNDAKYKEEFPERLRQLRVMKKMSQEELGQLTDLNYNHIGRYERGDSRPSADKLKALAEALGVTTDYLLSGNSDNAARVNLEDQELLEMFRSVQQLPEEKKKSIKDLIEAYLFREKIRKDIVLVKK